Proteins from one Chroococcidiopsis sp. CCMEE 29 genomic window:
- a CDS encoding DUF751 family protein, protein MFNGFWENVSRYPRYFITIILGVFLNAIAPLVPLLKRPSTAIPLLGALIGLLAFMFFTLRAMLGLGSVF, encoded by the coding sequence ATGTTTAACGGATTCTGGGAAAATGTTTCTCGCTATCCCCGCTACTTCATTACTATTATCCTGGGCGTATTCTTAAACGCGATCGCCCCTTTGGTACCACTGCTTAAGCGCCCCAGCACAGCGATCCCACTCCTAGGCGCATTGATTGGGCTGCTTGCTTTCATGTTTTTCACTCTCCGGGCTATGTTGGGTTTGGGTTCAGTCTTCTAG
- the rbfA gene encoding 30S ribosome-binding factor RbfA has product MATSRRVARVAELIKREVSQMLLYGIKDDRVGAGMVSVTDVDVSGDLQHAKVFVSIYGTEEARAETMAGLRSATGYVRSELGQRVRLRRTPEVVFQEDRSIERGTRVLSLINQLNHKRLSDEEAEADQNIDEYDVVSAEEEAE; this is encoded by the coding sequence ATGGCTACAAGTCGTCGCGTTGCCCGCGTTGCCGAATTGATTAAGCGCGAAGTTAGCCAAATGCTGCTCTACGGTATCAAGGATGACCGTGTGGGTGCAGGAATGGTAAGTGTGACTGATGTGGATGTTTCCGGCGACTTACAACACGCCAAAGTCTTTGTCAGTATCTATGGCACAGAAGAAGCCAGAGCAGAAACAATGGCAGGCTTGAGGTCGGCGACGGGTTACGTCCGCAGTGAACTGGGACAGCGAGTTCGCCTGCGTCGGACACCAGAAGTGGTGTTTCAGGAAGATCGCTCGATAGAGCGGGGAACCAGGGTACTGTCGTTGATTAATCAGCTGAACCATAAACGCCTGTCTGATGAGGAGGCAGAAGCAGATCAAAACATAGACGAGTATGATGTTGTATCAGCTGAGGAAGAAGCAGAATAA